A genome region from Lactobacillus sp. ESL0791 includes the following:
- the udk gene encoding uridine kinase: MVKLKKPVVIGIAGGSGSGKTTIAHKVAEQMNANEHIMIMTQDAYYKDNTGISMAERMKINYDHPDAFDVPYLTKQLNQLLHYQAIERPIYDFKAHTRSKQTEHIEPADIIILEGILVLFNKKIRDLMDIKVYVDTDDDIRFIRRLERDMNERGRSLDSVITQYMATVKPMYNQFIEPTKRYADIIIPEGGKNNVAIDMLTTKMHSILNQKEQ; the protein is encoded by the coding sequence ATGGTAAAACTTAAGAAGCCAGTTGTCATCGGCATTGCCGGCGGCTCCGGCAGCGGCAAAACCACGATTGCGCATAAAGTGGCCGAGCAGATGAACGCCAACGAACACATCATGATTATGACCCAAGATGCGTACTACAAAGACAACACAGGAATTTCAATGGCAGAACGCATGAAGATTAACTACGATCATCCCGATGCTTTTGACGTTCCCTACTTAACTAAGCAGCTCAACCAGCTTTTACATTATCAGGCAATTGAGCGACCGATTTATGATTTTAAGGCGCATACCAGAAGCAAGCAGACAGAACATATCGAACCTGCCGATATCATCATACTGGAAGGAATTCTGGTCCTGTTTAACAAGAAAATTCGTGACCTGATGGACATCAAGGTTTACGTCGACACCGACGACGATATTCGCTTCATCCGCCGGCTGGAACGCGACATGAACGAGCGCGGACGCTCGCTTGATTCCGTAATTACGCAATACATGGCAACAGTCAAGCCAATGTATAACCAGTTCATCGAACCGACCAAACGTTATGCTGATATTATTATCCCCGAGGGCGGTAAAAACAATGTGGCGATTGACATGCTGACCACCAAAATGCATTCCATCTTAAATCAAAAAGAACAATAG
- a CDS encoding ECF transporter S component — MFTRSSRWNVKSIILVALIGIIMGIIYTYGFNGAYNWIKLLLVPTGFAPVTDTVFSGLWLMAAPLAMYFVPTVGSGTVGEVLSSIVEMAIGGQWGAQTIISGLIQGATNEIGFFPKKERYQKFSWASVLTGALFAGLGIFISSYIMYSWYAFSVTVQITMFITNMISAILFDGVLVKLITNLFDKTLKPKIA, encoded by the coding sequence ATGTTTACGAGATCTTCAAGGTGGAATGTTAAATCAATTATCTTGGTGGCACTGATTGGAATTATCATGGGTATTATTTATACTTACGGTTTTAACGGCGCGTATAACTGGATAAAATTATTGCTGGTTCCAACTGGTTTTGCTCCAGTGACGGACACTGTTTTCTCCGGCTTGTGGCTGATGGCTGCGCCGCTAGCAATGTATTTTGTGCCCACGGTCGGTTCGGGTACCGTTGGTGAGGTGCTGTCATCAATTGTTGAAATGGCAATCGGCGGCCAATGGGGCGCGCAAACAATCATTTCCGGCTTGATTCAGGGAGCAACCAACGAAATTGGCTTTTTCCCGAAAAAAGAACGTTACCAGAAATTTTCGTGGGCAAGCGTGCTCACCGGGGCACTTTTTGCCGGCCTAGGCATTTTTATCTCGTCGTACATCATGTACAGCTGGTATGCATTTTCCGTCACCGTTCAGATAACCATGTTTATCACCAACATGATTTCGGCAATATTGTTTGACGGTGTCTTAGTCAAATTAATTACAAATCTGTTTGATAAAACTTTAAAACCTAAAATTGCTTAA
- a CDS encoding MFS transporter: MDTTKQHNHVLTNDQKWTIASTSSGFALENMDVLFLSFAMSSMIAELHLSGGAAGLISSVTNLGMLVGGIAFGILGDKIGRVKTFSHTVIIFAVATACMAFANNIYLIYALRFLAGIGAGGEYGVGIALIAESFPKKQIGKMTSIAAVGGQVGAILAALIAAWVIPTAGWHMLFLVGIVPVVLTIFIRKHLHESAQFLTARSEEKGSLLSNVAKKMFATPKLTFQSLGLMLMMTVQIAGYFGLMNWLPTIVQKQLHLNVANSSLWMIATIVGMSIGMMTFGSIFDYFGPRRAFGIFLIGSAIMVYTLSLATNMVTLLLIGAVVGFFSNGMFGGYGAVISRLYPTEIRSSANNIIVNIGRAIGGFSSVVIGILMDHYNLTVVMGFLSALYIISFIVMMSLPGLKKLAPVKG, translated from the coding sequence ATGGATACTACTAAGCAGCACAATCATGTACTAACTAACGACCAGAAGTGGACCATTGCGTCAACTTCATCAGGTTTTGCGTTGGAAAACATGGATGTGCTTTTTTTATCGTTTGCGATGAGTTCGATGATTGCCGAGTTGCACCTGTCAGGTGGCGCTGCGGGTCTGATTTCATCGGTTACCAACCTGGGAATGCTGGTCGGCGGTATCGCCTTTGGCATCTTGGGCGATAAAATCGGCCGGGTTAAAACTTTTAGCCACACGGTAATTATTTTTGCGGTGGCAACGGCCTGCATGGCTTTTGCCAATAATATTTATCTAATTTATGCCCTCCGTTTTCTTGCCGGTATCGGTGCCGGCGGTGAATACGGGGTTGGTATTGCTTTGATTGCTGAAAGCTTTCCTAAGAAACAGATTGGGAAAATGACCTCGATTGCGGCAGTCGGCGGTCAGGTTGGTGCGATTTTGGCTGCGCTGATTGCGGCCTGGGTGATTCCGACTGCCGGCTGGCATATGCTCTTTTTGGTGGGCATTGTACCGGTTGTTTTGACAATCTTTATCAGAAAGCACCTGCACGAAAGTGCGCAATTTTTGACTGCGCGTTCTGAAGAAAAAGGTTCACTGCTGTCTAATGTTGCTAAGAAGATGTTCGCTACACCGAAATTAACCTTCCAAAGTCTTGGTCTGATGCTGATGATGACGGTGCAAATTGCCGGTTACTTTGGCTTGATGAACTGGCTGCCGACGATTGTGCAAAAACAGTTGCACTTAAACGTTGCCAATTCCAGCTTATGGATGATTGCCACAATTGTTGGGATGAGCATCGGCATGATGACCTTTGGTTCAATCTTTGATTACTTTGGTCCGCGGCGGGCTTTTGGCATCTTCCTAATCGGTTCCGCCATCATGGTTTATACTTTGAGCCTGGCAACTAACATGGTGACCCTGCTTCTGATTGGGGCAGTTGTCGGTTTCTTTTCCAACGGAATGTTCGGCGGCTACGGTGCGGTCATCAGCCGCCTTTACCCAACGGAAATCAGGTCCAGTGCTAATAATATTATCGTGAATATCGGCCGGGCAATCGGCGGTTTTTCATCGGTGGTTATTGGCATTCTGATGGATCACTATAATTTGACGGTGGTCATGGGTTTCTTGTCAGCCCTTTACATCATCAGTTTTATCGTAATGATGAGTCTGCCAGGGCTGAAAAAGCTGGCACCGGTCAAAGGCTAA